The nucleotide sequence CTTCGACGTCCCGCCGACGCTCTTCTTCCTGATCCGGAACCGTCCGGACGCCGACCTCGTCGCCGCCTTCCTGGTGGCACTGGCGATCCTGGCCGTCTCGATCACGCTTCCGTGGGTCGCGCACCGGCTCGGGCTCTTCAAGGCCGCGGCGGAGAACGTGGTGCCATGGCTCTTCGCCGGGGTCTGCGGGCTCTACGGCGCGGGCGCGATGGTGCTGTGCGGCGCGATGCTGGCCGTTCCCGGCCGCTCGGGTTTCCTGATCGGCCACGTGGTGATCACGGTGTCCTGGACGGTCGCCGCGCTGGTGCTGCTCGTCCGCGGCATCTCCGCGGTCAACCTGCGGGTGATCGGTTTCGTGCTGGTGGGCGCGGCGGTGCTGAAGCTGGTGCTGTTCGACCTCGCCGCGCTGGACGGCCTGGCCAGGGTCGCCGCCTTCCTCATCGCCGGCCTGGTGCTGCTCGGCGCCGGGACGCGCTACGCGAAACTCGTCGCGTCCCGCTGAGCGGACGAGGAAGAAAAGCCGCCGGGTCGTGGTTGGTCGGTTCATGAGCTACCGACCCGACCCGCGGCTCGCCGAGCGGGCGAAGGAGAACGTCGCCTGGCTGACCACGATCAGCCCGAAGGGCCGTCCTTCGCCCCGCCCGGTGTGGTTCGTGCTCGAAGGTGACGACATCATCGTCTTCAGCCGGCCGGACACGGCGAAGACCCGCCACATCGAAGGCAACCCCGAGGTCAGCCTTCACTTCAACTCCGACGAGCACGGCGGCTCGATCCTGGTGATCGGCGGCAAGGCCGAGATCCTGCCGGACGGCGTCGCGTCGGAGCAGCCGGGCTTCCTCGAAAAATACGAGAAGCACTATCCGGCGATCGACTACGACGTCCCGAAATTCGACCGGGAGTACCACGTCCGGATCAGGATCCGGCCTGAACGCACCTGGGGGTTTTAGGAAACACTGCTAGAAGCCGACGGTCACGCAGGCCAGCCTGGCGCCGGCCGTCCCGGCGTGGCCAGGGTGGGTGTGCGTATGCGTTTCGTGGATCACGATGGAGTTCGCGCGCCGATCGGTGAACGTCCAGTCCACTTTGGACACGGCGGCGCCGCGGCCGGTGGCGTCGGTGGTGAGGTCGAGCCAGATCTCGTTGCGGGGGTTGGCGTAGGCCGGATCCACCGACGGCTTCACCGGGTCTTCGACGTTCTGGTAGTGCGGCCCGGCGAGATCACCGGTGGCACCGCACGGCTTCGTGTGGGCGTGGGCACCGTATTCGCGGTTGGGCAGCAGGCCGGTCACGAGGATCGCGGTCGAGGTGCCGTGGGCCTTGGACGTCAGCCCGAAGACGTGCGCGCGGGCGCCGGGCGGCACCAGTTCGGGTTTGTAGCTCGTGAGGCCGCTCTTGGCGGTGATCACGTGGACGCGGGAGCCGGGGACGGCGGTGGCCGGTCCGGCGCCTGCGGTCAGGGCCAGTGCGGCCGCGGACAGGACAAGCGAGAGTACGGGGACGGGGCGCATGCCCCTTGCCTAGTCCGCACGAATCGGACACGCCAGGGTGGTCACTCGGTCGGGCGATCATTCTCAAACTATGAGCAGCATGCGCGCGCCGGCGCGTCCGTTGAGGGCGGCGGCGGGGGCATGGATGGAAGGAAATGTGAGTAGCAACCCTCCGGATCGCACCTGGTTGGTCGCGGTCGCCGCCGCTCTTTGGGGGACCGACGGCCTTTTGCGGCTCCCGCTCGCCGAGGCGCTCCCGGCGGCCACGGTCGTTTTCTGGGAGCACCTGCTGGTGGTGCTCGTGCTGAGCCCCCTCATCCCCGGCGCCATCCGGGCGCTGCGCCGGACCGGCCCTCGGGAATGGCTGGCCGTGCTCGCCATCGGCGGCGGATCTTCCGCGCTCGCGACGGCGATGTTCACCGCGGCCTTCAAACTGGGCGACCCCGTGACGCCGTTGGTGCTGCAGAAGCTCCAGCCGGTGTTCGCCGTGCTGGCGGCGTATTTCGTGCTCCGTGAGCGGGTCCGCCCGGGGTACGCCTTGTTCGCGATCCCCGCACTGCTCGGTGCCTGGCTGCTGGCCTTCAAGGATCCGCTGAACATCCAGGTCGCCGCGGCGAAGGCGGCGCTGCTGGCGGTCGGCGCGGCCGCGTTGTGGGCGGCGGGCACGGTGCTCGGACGGCTGCTCTCCACCGAGCTGGCGCCGAAGGAGGTCACCACGCTGCGCTTCACGGTCGGGCTGCCGGTCTCGGCGGGAATCGTGGCGTACCAGGGCGGCCAGTTCGCGGTCGGCTGGGACAACGCGCTCGGGCTCGCCTTGCTCGCGCTGGTCCCCGGCTTGCTGGCGCTGAGCCTGTACTACGTGGGCCTGCGGTCGACGCCCGCGGCCAGGGCGACGCTCGCGGAGTTGGCGTTCCCCGTCACGGCCGCCGTGATCGGCGTATTGTGCTTGAACGCCGATTTGTCGGGTACTCAGTGGCTGGGCCTCGCCGTGGTCGTGGTGTCAGTGACTTCGCTCGGCTGGCACGAAAAGGTCAGGCGTCAACCGATGGTCTTGGAGCCGCTGAATGGTCGAGCACACCGGCGAGACGAAGAACGAACGCCTGACCCGCAACGTCAATGAGCTCCTGCAGGAGCTGCGGGTCGCGCAGGCCGGTGTCCAGATCCTCTTCGGTTTCCTGCTCACGGTGGTCTTCACCGACGAGTTCCACGAGGCGAGCGGATTCGAGAAATCCGTCCACCTGACGGCGGTCCTGCTCACGGTCTGTTCGACGGTGCTGCTGACGGCGCCCGCCGCGTGGCACCGGCTGCTGTTCCGCACCGGGAACCGTGAGCGGATCCTCACCGTCGGCAACCGGTCCGTCCTGGTCGGGCTCGGCTGCCTCGCGGCCGCCATCACCACCACCGTCGCGCTCATCGCCAAGGTCGTCTTCGGCCCGATCGCGATGACGATCCTCGGCGTGGTGACGGCGGTGCTGTTCGTCGTCATGTGGTTGGTGGTGCCGAAGAAGATCGACCGCAACGGCGACTGATCAGCGGCCGGTGCGCACCGGGGTGCCGTCGGGCAGGCCGAACGCGGCGGGCGAGACGTTTCGAGGGTCGTCCGGGCTCGCGCCGCCGAGCACCCGGCGGGCGCCGACCCACGAGAACATCTCCTTGACCGAAGGCGAGTAGCCCGCCCCGTCTTTCGCGACCTTCCGGTCGAGCACGCGGTACCCGCCGGGGGTCCGTTCGACGCGGTAGACCATCGGCTGACGCCGGAATCCGCCGCGCGTGACGAGCCCGTCGGCCTCCTTCGCGACCTCGTCGCAGCTCGCGACCAGGCCGATCTTGACGAGGTCGCCGTCGGGCCGGGTCTCGATCACCTTCTGCGTGCACACCCACCGGATTCCCGCCTCCCTGGAACCGGCGAGCGCGCGCAGATTCTCGTCGATGGGCGGCAGGGCCTCCCTCGCGACGGCGTCGTCCACCGAAGGCATCTCGTCCACGATCCACCAGCCTGCCGCGGCCACCACCACACCGACCCCGGCGAGCACGGGCCAGCGTTTGACGTTCCCCATGGGACGAAGCTACCGAGCGGGGCAAGTGTTCATCCGCGGTTCGGGACGCGTTGCCTCCGCGACCGTAGGTTGCGGCCGTGAACGACTCCTCCAGACGGACCTTCCTGCGCGGCGCGGGCCTGCTCGGCGCCGGTGCGGCGGTCTCCGCGTTACCCGCCCTAGGTGCTCCCGCGGCCTCGGCGACCTTCGGCCATCACGGCCCGGACTTCGAAGACGGCCGCTTCACCCTCGCGGTGCTGCCCGACACCCAGTACCTCTTCGACGCCGACCGCGGTGACCCCGCGCCGTTGGACGCCACCCTGCGGTACGTCACCGGCGGCGACGAGAACATCGTCTTCCTGGCGCATCTCGGCGACCTCACCGAGAACGGGCAGCCCGGCGAGTTCGAGCAGATCAGCCGCTCGTTCCAGCACCTGGACCGGCGCCGGTTCCCGTACAGCACGCTGGCTGGCAACCACGACATCAAGTCCTCCACCGACGACCAGCGCGGCCGTACGCCGTACCTGGACGCGTTCGGGCCGCACCGGCAGCGGGGTTCGCGGACCTTCCGGGGTGCGAGCCCGGACGGCTACAACAGCCATCACGTCTTCCGCGCGGGCGGCCGCGAGTGGCTGCTGCTCGCGCTCGACTGGCGGCCGTCGGCGGGCGGCCTGGAGTGGGCGCGGTCGGTGCTCGCGCGGAATCCGCGGCTTCCGGCCATTCTGACCATCCATGAATTGGTATGGGCCGACGACGCCGGGCAGGCGCGGTTCTCGGAGTTCGGGCAGAAGGTCTGGGACGAGCTGATCGCCGGGAACGACCAGATCTTCCTGACGCTCAACGGGCACTTCTGGCCGCCGGGACGCGCGGTGAAGCAGAACCGGGCGGGCCACGACGTCCATCTGCACATCACGAACTACCAGGACCGCTACTACGGCGGCAGCGCGATGATCCGGCTCTACCGCTTCGACCTGGCGCGGAACGTCATCGACGTCCGCACTTTCTCGCCGTGGCTGGCGGACCAGGCGCCGCGGCTGAACGAGCTGCAACGGCAGGAGATCGAACGCACCGGCCCGGCCGACTACTTCAGCCTGGAGATCGACTTCGAGTCGAGGTTCGCCGGGTTCGCGCCGGTCCCGGTCCCGCCCGCGCGGCCGGCCGAGCGGCAGCTGATCCGCGGGACCGTGGCCTATTGGCGGTTCGAAGGCCAGGAGGGCGCGCCCGTCGACAAGGTCCGTGACCTTTCGGGCCGGGGCAACGACCTGGTCCGCGTGACCCTGCCCGGCAGCGCGCCCGAGGCGCTGCGGTTCTCCGGCGAGTTCTCCGGGCGGCAGCCGTCGAGGTCGAGTCTCCGGTTCGACGGCGGCAAGAAACCGGCTCG is from Amycolatopsis lurida and encodes:
- a CDS encoding TIGR03667 family PPOX class F420-dependent oxidoreductase, whose product is MSYRPDPRLAERAKENVAWLTTISPKGRPSPRPVWFVLEGDDIIVFSRPDTAKTRHIEGNPEVSLHFNSDEHGGSILVIGGKAEILPDGVASEQPGFLEKYEKHYPAIDYDVPKFDREYHVRIRIRPERTWGF
- a CDS encoding DUF6328 family protein is translated as MVEHTGETKNERLTRNVNELLQELRVAQAGVQILFGFLLTVVFTDEFHEASGFEKSVHLTAVLLTVCSTVLLTAPAAWHRLLFRTGNRERILTVGNRSVLVGLGCLAAAITTTVALIAKVVFGPIAMTILGVVTAVLFVVMWLVVPKKIDRNGD
- a CDS encoding superoxide dismutase family protein, with the protein product MRPVPVLSLVLSAAALALTAGAGPATAVPGSRVHVITAKSGLTSYKPELVPPGARAHVFGLTSKAHGTSTAILVTGLLPNREYGAHAHTKPCGATGDLAGPHYQNVEDPVKPSVDPAYANPRNEIWLDLTTDATGRGAAVSKVDWTFTDRRANSIVIHETHTHTHPGHAGTAGARLACVTVGF
- a CDS encoding LamG-like jellyroll fold domain-containing protein, which codes for MNDSSRRTFLRGAGLLGAGAAVSALPALGAPAASATFGHHGPDFEDGRFTLAVLPDTQYLFDADRGDPAPLDATLRYVTGGDENIVFLAHLGDLTENGQPGEFEQISRSFQHLDRRRFPYSTLAGNHDIKSSTDDQRGRTPYLDAFGPHRQRGSRTFRGASPDGYNSHHVFRAGGREWLLLALDWRPSAGGLEWARSVLARNPRLPAILTIHELVWADDAGQARFSEFGQKVWDELIAGNDQIFLTLNGHFWPPGRAVKQNRAGHDVHLHITNYQDRYYGGSAMIRLYRFDLARNVIDVRTFSPWLADQAPRLNELQRQEIERTGPADYFSLEIDFESRFAGFAPVPVPPARPAERQLIRGTVAYWRFEGQEGAPVDKVRDLSGRGNDLVRVTLPGSAPEALRFSGEFSGRQPSRSSLRFDGGKKPARGGYLRTADSAPMNAETFARGYTVEAFVKLPADFKDGKHAWAAIFGRQGSGGKAGKTGDDPGEPSATLSLSDGAAFQWAVFPVNQNGISTCWGHELALEEWIHVAAVNDGRRTTLYVDGCPVLRNPKTTAAGIANPGGSWLIGAYAYDSIVEQAFHGWLGDVRVVARALELREFMLG
- a CDS encoding DMT family transporter; the protein is MEGNVSSNPPDRTWLVAVAAALWGTDGLLRLPLAEALPAATVVFWEHLLVVLVLSPLIPGAIRALRRTGPREWLAVLAIGGGSSALATAMFTAAFKLGDPVTPLVLQKLQPVFAVLAAYFVLRERVRPGYALFAIPALLGAWLLAFKDPLNIQVAAAKAALLAVGAAALWAAGTVLGRLLSTELAPKEVTTLRFTVGLPVSAGIVAYQGGQFAVGWDNALGLALLALVPGLLALSLYYVGLRSTPAARATLAELAFPVTAAVIGVLCLNADLSGTQWLGLAVVVVSVTSLGWHEKVRRQPMVLEPLNGRAHRRDEERTPDPQRQ